The following proteins are encoded in a genomic region of Nocardioides sp. cx-173:
- the gap gene encoding type I glyceraldehyde-3-phosphate dehydrogenase: MTVRVGINGFGRIGRNFFRAVVASGADIEIVAVNDLTDNKTLATLLKYDSILGRLDGDVTHTDTDITAAGHTFKVFEERDPAALPWGDLGADIVIESTGFFTDATKAKAHVDGGAKKVIISAPAKNEDVTIVMGVNEGDYDAASHTIISNASCTTNCLAPMAKVLSDELGIVKGLMTTIHAYTGDQNLLDGPHKDLRRARAAATNIVPTSTGAAKAIGLVMPELKGKLDGYALRVPVPTGSATDLTFEARRETTVEEVNALMKAAADGKILRYSEDPIVSSDITTDPASCIFDAPLTKVIGNQVKVVGWYDNEWGYSNRLVDLVNYVGETL, encoded by the coding sequence GTGACCGTACGCGTAGGCATCAACGGCTTCGGCCGCATCGGACGCAACTTCTTCCGGGCCGTCGTGGCCTCCGGAGCCGACATCGAGATCGTGGCCGTCAACGACCTGACGGACAACAAGACGCTCGCCACCCTGCTGAAGTACGACTCCATCCTCGGGCGTCTCGACGGCGACGTGACCCACACCGACACCGACATCACCGCTGCCGGCCACACGTTCAAGGTCTTCGAGGAGCGCGACCCCGCCGCCCTGCCGTGGGGCGACCTCGGCGCCGACATCGTCATCGAGTCCACCGGCTTCTTCACCGACGCCACCAAGGCCAAGGCCCACGTGGACGGCGGTGCCAAGAAGGTCATCATCTCGGCCCCGGCCAAGAACGAGGACGTCACGATCGTGATGGGCGTCAACGAGGGCGACTACGACGCCGCGAGCCACACGATCATCTCCAACGCGTCGTGCACGACCAACTGCCTCGCCCCCATGGCCAAGGTGCTCAGCGACGAGCTCGGCATCGTCAAGGGCCTGATGACGACCATCCACGCCTACACCGGCGACCAGAACCTCCTGGACGGCCCCCACAAGGACCTGCGGCGCGCCCGCGCGGCGGCGACCAACATCGTCCCGACGTCCACCGGTGCCGCGAAGGCGATCGGCCTGGTCATGCCCGAGCTGAAGGGCAAGCTCGACGGCTACGCGCTCCGCGTCCCGGTGCCCACCGGCTCGGCGACTGACCTCACCTTCGAGGCCCGTCGCGAGACCACCGTGGAGGAGGTCAACGCGCTGATGAAGGCGGCGGCCGACGGCAAGATCCTGCGCTACAGCGAGGACCCGATCGTCTCCAGCGACATCACCACCGACCCGGCGTCGTGCATCTTCGACGCGCCCCTGACCAAGGTCATCGGCAACCAGGTCAAGGTCGTCGGCTGGTACGACAACGAGTGGGGCTACTCCAACCGTCTGGTGGACCTGGTCAACTACGTCGGCGAGACCCTCTGA
- the whiA gene encoding DNA-binding protein WhiA — translation MAMTAQVKAELSSTPITKTCCRKAEVASMLRFAGGLHIVSGRIVVEAELDTGAAARRLRKDIAEVYGHSSDVVMVQGAGIRKGSRYLVRVTKDGEALARQTGLIDQRGRPVRGLPPAVVSGGGCDAVAAWRGAFLAHGSLTEPGRSSSLEVTCPGPEAGLALVGVARRLGIQAKAREVRGVDRVVIRDGDAIGQLLTRLGAHESLMAWEERRMRREVRATANRLANFDDANLRRSARAAVAAGARVERALEILGDEIPDHLKLAGSLRLEHKQASLEELGQLHEPVLTKDAIAGRIRRLLAMADKRAEELGIPDTESSLTPEMLADEG, via the coding sequence ATGGCGATGACGGCCCAGGTGAAGGCGGAGTTGTCCAGCACCCCGATCACGAAGACCTGCTGCCGCAAGGCGGAAGTCGCCTCCATGCTGAGGTTCGCCGGCGGGCTCCACATCGTGAGCGGCAGGATCGTCGTCGAGGCCGAGCTGGACACCGGCGCCGCCGCGCGGCGGCTGCGCAAGGACATCGCCGAGGTCTACGGCCACAGCTCCGACGTGGTGATGGTGCAGGGCGCGGGCATCCGCAAGGGCAGCCGCTACCTCGTGCGCGTGACCAAGGACGGCGAGGCGCTCGCGCGCCAGACCGGACTGATCGACCAGCGCGGGCGACCGGTGCGCGGCCTGCCGCCCGCCGTCGTGTCCGGCGGGGGCTGCGACGCCGTCGCCGCCTGGCGCGGCGCCTTCCTCGCCCACGGCTCGCTCACCGAGCCGGGCCGGTCCTCCTCGCTCGAGGTGACCTGCCCGGGACCCGAGGCCGGCCTCGCCCTGGTCGGCGTCGCGCGTCGTCTCGGCATCCAGGCCAAGGCGCGCGAGGTGCGCGGGGTCGACCGGGTCGTGATCCGCGACGGCGACGCGATCGGGCAGCTGCTGACGCGCCTGGGCGCCCACGAGTCGCTCATGGCCTGGGAGGAGCGCCGGATGCGGCGCGAGGTGCGAGCCACGGCCAACCGCCTGGCCAACTTCGACGACGCCAACCTGCGCCGCTCCGCACGCGCCGCCGTGGCCGCCGGGGCCCGCGTCGAGCGCGCGCTGGAGATCCTCGGCGACGAGATCCCCGACCACCTCAAGCTGGCCGGGTCCCTGCGCCTCGAGCACAAGCAGGCCTCGCTCGAGGAGCTCGGCCAGCTGCACGAGCCGGTGCTCACCAAGGACGCGATCGCCGGCCGCATCCGGCGGCTGTTGGCCATGGCCGACAAGCGCGCGGAGGAGCTCGGGATCCCCGACACCGAGTCCTCGCTGACCCCGGAGATGCTCGCCGACGAGGGCTGA